The following are encoded together in the Brassica napus cultivar Da-Ae chromosome A9, Da-Ae, whole genome shotgun sequence genome:
- the LOC106402888 gene encoding lipid transfer protein EARLI 1, whose translation MASKNSACLALFFALNILFFTLTAATDCGCSPNPKPKPGPSPKPKPLPSPRPPKHVPSPFVPSPSVPSPNPRPVTPPSNPGSSGNCPIDVLKLGVCGNVLSGLLNIQLGQPSAQPCCSLVQGLVDLEAAICLCTALKVNVLGINLNVPISLSVLLNKCNKKVPSGFECT comes from the coding sequence atggCTTCAAAGAACTCAGCCTGTCTCGCTCTTTTCTTCGCTCTCAACATCCTCTTTTTCACGTTGACCGCTGCAACTGATTGCGGCTGTAGCCCAAATCCCAAACCCAAGCCGGGCCCAAGTCCTAAGCCTAAGCCGCTCCCAAGTCCCAGGCCCCCCAAGCATGTCCCAAGTCCGTTTGTTCCAAGTCCCTCGGTCCCAAGTCCAAACCCTAGGCCTGTCACACCTCCGAGCAACCCTGGCTCATCCGGAAACTGTCCTATAGATGTCCTTAAGCTTGGTGTATGCGGAAACGTTCTAAGTGGCCTACTCAACATACAGTTGGGTCAGCCATCAGCTCAACCATGCTGCTCGCTTGTTCAAGGTTTGGTTGACCTCGAGGCTGCAATTTGTCTCTGCACTGCCCTCAAGGTTAACGTTCTTGGAATCAACCTTAACGTTCCTATATCTCTCAGCGTTCTTCTCAACAAGTGTAACAAGAAGGTTCCGTCTGGTTTCGAATGTACTTGA